A window from Telopea speciosissima isolate NSW1024214 ecotype Mountain lineage chromosome 8, Tspe_v1, whole genome shotgun sequence encodes these proteins:
- the LOC122638396 gene encoding delta(3,5)-Delta(2,4)-dienoyl-CoA isomerase, peroxisomal: MEKYKTLEIVRASSNSQVINLYLNRQSVRNALSSDFFSEFPRALSSLDQDPNVRVIILSGHGDHFCAGIDLSTLKDSFANTTSNDDRGRSGERIRQSIKGLQAAITALERCRKPVIAGIHGGCIGGGIDLVTGCDIRYCTEDSFFSVKEVDLAIVADLGTLQRLPGIVGFGNAMELALTGRKFSGLEAKSFGLVSRVFGSKSAMDEGLVGLAEGIAEKSPLAVNGTKAVLLRSRDLTLDQGLDYVATWNSVVLQSNDLAEAVSAQIQKRKPVFAKL, translated from the exons ATGGAGAAGTACAAGACCTTGGAAATCGTTCGGGCAAGCTCAAATTCGCAGGTGATCAACCTATATCTAAATCGTCAGTCGGTTCGAAACGCTCTCTCAAGCGATTTCTTCTCCGAATTCCCAAGGGCTCTATCTTCGCTGGACCAAGACCCTAACGTGAGAGTCATCATCCTCTCGGGACATGGTGACCATTTCTGTGCAGGCATAGATCTTTCAACCCTAAAGGATTCTTTCGCAAACACCACATCTAACGACGACCGGGGCAGATCTGGAGAACGCATCCGCCAAAGTATCAAGGGATTACAGGCCGCAATCACAGCTTTGGAAAGATGCCGAAAACCTGTTATCGCTGGAATCCATGGCGGTTGCATCGGAGGTGGGATCGATCTCGTGACAGGCTGCGATATTAGGTACTGTACAGAGGATTCCTTCTTCTCCGTAAAGGAGGTCGATTTGGCTATCGTTGCTGATCTCGGTACTCTTCAGAGGCTGCCAGGGATCGTTGGTTTTGGAAACGCCATGGAATTAGCACTAACCGGCCGGAAGTTTTCGGGATTGGAGGCGAAGAGTTTCGGTCTGGTATCTAGGGTTTTTGGTTCCAAAAGCGCCATGGATGAAGGCTTAGTGGGGCTTGCCGAGG GAATTGCAGAGAAGTCACCTCTTGCGGTTAATGGAACGAAGGCGGTATTATTGAGAAGTCGAGACCTAACATTGGATCAAGGATTGGATTATGTTGCCACATGGAACTCTGTGGTGCTCCAATCAAATGATTTAGCAGAAGCAGTCTCAGCTCAAATTCAAAAGAGAAAACCTGTATTTGCCAAGCTTTGA
- the LOC122671125 gene encoding bidirectional sugar transporter SWEET14-like, producing MGIVVAVHHPWVFAFGLLGNIISFMVYLAPLPTFYGIYKKKKTEGFDSLAYVVALLSAMLWMYYAFLTSNDANYLLITINSIGCVIESIYITIFLAYAPKTAKIQTAKLILLLNLGMYSLILLLTLLLVKEPISRVRIVGWVCVAVSVTVFAAPFSVMRMVIRTKSVKFMPFPLSVFLTLSAVIWFSYGLLLKDLYIVLPNTLGFILGVIQMVMYRIYKNNDKVKGHLEEKTPEEEEHTINVLNLKQSTMEISDLQKICNGNDLEEEQKQRVNETADDHHHLQKTMGTSTPTGVDDEDVQIIVCQV from the exons atgggcaTTGTTGTTGCAGTTCATCATCCGTGGGTGTTTGCTTTCGGTCTCTTAG ggaacATCATATCCTTCATGGTCTACCTCGCGCCATT GCCGACGTTTTATGGAAtatacaagaagaaaaaaacagaagggTTTGATTCATTGGCGTACGTAGTAGCATTATTGAGTGCAATGCTATGGATGTACTATGCATTCCTCACCTCCAATGACGCTAATTACCTTCTCATCACCATCAACTCTATTGGATGCGTAATCGAGTCCATTTACATTACCATTTTCCTGGCTTATGCACCCAAAACTGCCAAG ATTCAAACGGCAAAGCTGATTCTGTTGTTGAACCTTGGGATGTACAGTTTGATACTACTTCTCACTCTCTTGTTAGTGAAAGAACCAATTTCCCGCGTCCGGATTGTTGGTTGGGTCTGTGTTGCAGTTTCTGTCACCGTTTTCGCAGCGCCTTTTAGTGTTATG AGGATGGTTATACGAACAAAGAGTGTGAAGTTCATGCCATTTCCTCTATCAGTCTTCCTCACTTTAAGTGCAGTAATATGGTTCTCTTATGGTTTACTATTGAAGGACTTGTACATTGTG CTACCAAACACATTGGGCTTCATATTGGGGGTCATCCAAATGGTGATGTACAGAATCTACAAGAACAATGACAAAGTAAAAGGACACTTAGAAGAGAAGACgccggaggaggaggagcataCGATCAATGTTCTCAATCTCAAACAAAGCACAATGGAGATTTCCGATTTGCAAAAAATTTGTAATGGAAATGATCTGGAGGAAGAACAGAAGCAGAGGGTGAACGAAACAGCCgacgaccaccaccaccttcaaaAAACCATGGGAACCTCAACCCCAACCGGAGTCGACGACGAGGACGTCCAAATTATTGTGTGTCAAGTTTGA